A single region of the candidate division WOR-3 bacterium genome encodes:
- the recO gene encoding DNA repair protein RecO yields MAHILKTRGIVLRTYPFKESSLLCSIFSEKFGRLKINAKGARRPKSKFCGTLEPFIHSEVIYYKRETKDVYTLSEAVVIENFPNLRTSPNRLAGAEAICEFIDRTTVVEEPNPPLYAELLGFLRKLSAAEEEIVGLWTILALFKLLRFAGVEPNLKHCVRCRKVIPVDSKINFSIPAGGLVCEDDLDESTVRLNKEVYEYLLHAQKGLLIEGVEPGVFWTLRELFEAYIYHHLNGLFLKTLNFLKY; encoded by the coding sequence ATGGCGCATATTCTTAAGACCAGGGGGATAGTCCTCCGGACCTATCCTTTTAAAGAATCAAGCCTCCTCTGTTCTATTTTCTCTGAAAAGTTTGGACGGCTGAAAATTAACGCCAAAGGTGCACGCAGGCCCAAAAGTAAATTCTGCGGAACCCTTGAACCCTTCATCCATTCCGAGGTCATCTATTACAAACGTGAAACCAAGGACGTATATACCTTATCCGAGGCGGTGGTGATAGAAAACTTCCCCAACCTGCGCACTTCGCCTAACAGATTAGCGGGTGCAGAAGCCATCTGTGAGTTTATCGACCGGACCACTGTCGTGGAAGAACCCAATCCGCCTCTTTATGCAGAATTGCTGGGGTTTCTACGAAAGCTCAGCGCCGCGGAGGAGGAGATAGTCGGTCTTTGGACAATTTTAGCACTCTTTAAATTATTGAGATTTGCTGGTGTTGAACCGAATTTAAAGCACTGCGTCCGGTGTCGGAAGGTTATTCCAGTAGATTCAAAAATCAATTTTAGCATCCCGGCAGGCGGATTAGTCTGTGAAGACGACCTTGATGAATCCACAGTCAGATTAAATAAAGAAGTCTATGAATATTTACTCCATGCCCAAAAGGGCTTGCTCATTGAGGGTGTTGAACCCGGGGTCTTTTGGACCCTGCGTGAACTTTTTGAGGCTTACATCTACCACCACCTCAATGGATTGTTCTTAAAAACCCTTAACTTTTTAAAATATTAA
- the aspS gene encoding aspartate--tRNA ligase: protein MTGGKIKELFNCAITKALINREIETAGWVFKIRNLGGLVFVDLKDRTGILQLLIDPKKVPEAGNLNLQDCIAVKGIVQERPENQKNLEIPTGEVELNVKELKILSHSKTPPFVVEEEIKASEELRLKYRYLDLRRLTMQKIIILRHHVVNAIREYLNSKDFIEIETPILTRSMPEGARDYLVPSRLYPGKFYALAQSPQMYKQLLMVAGFERYYQIARCMRDEDPRHDRQPEFTQLDLEMSFVDEEDIFTLIEGLFHYIFRKVLNQDLKIPFPRFTYQEALSRYGTDKPDISFGIEINDFTEDLKNINFPPFNGKEKICGLIVPEAHALSRKFLDTANEEAKKEGLGGVYWLRKEESLSGPLAKYIDETRLHKIGLKGGGILITAAGDRKIYPFLGGLRNRIGDELNLRGKGFHFLWVYDFPLFERDEKTGKINPCHHPFTQPKPEDIPYLDTEPLKVRGRQYDLVLNGNELASGSIRNHDRRMQEKIFEILGVDRETAARKFGLLLEALDYGAPPHGGIAPGIERIVMLLAGVKSIRDVIAFPKTTQAQGLLENIPDYVEPEQLKELHLKIE from the coding sequence ATAACAGGAGGCAAGATTAAAGAACTCTTCAATTGCGCAATAACTAAGGCGCTGATAAACAGAGAGATTGAAACTGCGGGTTGGGTATTCAAGATAAGAAACCTGGGTGGTCTGGTATTTGTCGACCTCAAGGACCGCACCGGCATTCTTCAACTCCTAATCGACCCGAAGAAAGTACCCGAGGCGGGTAACCTTAACCTCCAGGACTGTATTGCGGTGAAAGGCATTGTGCAGGAAAGACCGGAGAATCAAAAAAATTTGGAAATCCCCACCGGCGAAGTAGAGTTGAATGTAAAAGAACTCAAAATCCTTTCCCATTCCAAGACCCCACCCTTTGTAGTTGAAGAAGAAATCAAGGCGAGTGAGGAATTACGTTTGAAATACCGCTACCTTGACCTCCGCAGACTAACCATGCAGAAGATAATCATCCTGCGCCATCACGTGGTGAATGCGATTAGAGAATACTTAAATAGCAAGGATTTTATTGAGATTGAAACCCCCATCCTCACCCGGAGCATGCCCGAGGGCGCGCGAGATTATCTTGTTCCTTCAAGATTGTACCCGGGCAAATTTTATGCCCTTGCCCAGTCACCCCAGATGTATAAACAATTGCTGATGGTTGCGGGATTTGAACGCTATTACCAGATTGCCCGTTGCATGCGGGACGAAGACCCCAGACATGACCGTCAGCCTGAATTTACACAACTCGATTTAGAAATGTCCTTTGTGGATGAAGAAGATATTTTCACCCTCATTGAAGGACTTTTTCATTATATCTTTAGAAAAGTTTTAAACCAAGACTTAAAAATTCCATTTCCCAGATTCACCTATCAAGAAGCGCTGAGCAGATATGGTACAGACAAACCAGATATCAGTTTTGGAATAGAAATCAATGACTTCACCGAAGATTTAAAAAATATCAATTTTCCGCCCTTTAACGGCAAAGAAAAAATCTGTGGGCTAATTGTACCAGAAGCCCATGCCCTCTCCAGGAAATTTTTGGACACCGCAAATGAAGAGGCGAAGAAAGAGGGCTTGGGTGGAGTATACTGGCTGAGAAAAGAGGAGAGTTTAAGTGGACCGCTCGCAAAATATATTGATGAAACTCGCCTCCACAAAATCGGACTTAAAGGAGGTGGCATTTTAATCACAGCTGCCGGAGACCGTAAGATATACCCATTTTTGGGGGGGTTGCGCAATCGTATCGGCGATGAATTAAATTTACGGGGTAAAGGATTCCATTTTTTATGGGTCTACGACTTTCCACTGTTTGAAAGAGATGAAAAGACTGGAAAAATCAACCCCTGCCACCATCCCTTTACCCAACCTAAACCTGAGGATATCCCATATCTTGATACCGAGCCCCTGAAAGTGCGCGGGCGGCAGTATGATTTAGTTCTGAATGGAAACGAACTTGCCTCAGGAAGCATTAGAAACCATGACCGGAGGATGCAGGAAAAGATTTTTGAAATCCTCGGTGTAGACCGAGAAACAGCTGCCCGAAAATTTGGATTACTTCTTGAAGCCTTGGATTATGGGGCTCCGCCTCATGGTGGGATTGCCCCTGGGATTGAGCGCATAGTGATGCTTTTGGCAGGGGTCAAATCAATCCGGGATGTGATTGCCTTCCCTAAAACCACCCAAGCACAGGGATTATTGGAAAATATTCCGGATTATGTAGAACCTGAACAACTAAAAGAACTTCATTTAAAGATTGAATAA
- the glyS gene encoding glycine--tRNA ligase subunit beta: protein MVDFLLEIGFEEFPPAYINKAAADLVEKVEELFKRERIFYRTMRKIYTSRRIGVLVLGVAKKQKPQTVVIQGPPKKFAYDENGKPTKTLEGFLNAQQLKLSDIKVVKTEKGEYVIGTKELPPRDTEDILYYEIPKIIASLEFPRTMIWNGEKIRFPRPIRWIVGLLDRKPLRFKYAGLEADRYSMPNYHFSFEPIRMEKPREYMNFLRHGGVVVDPNERKKIIKNRIHDKAKALKGEPVYDENMIEELNCIVEYPDVTSGEFDPEFLKLPEEILKTTLKALGNLIWVKDTNNFICIFNGRKKAAENVGLGYARVLKSRLQDALFYYQNDLKQGIAKMQEETKEMVWLEGLGTVYDKTIRLAKSTKNFESIPGLDLEALKRAAELCKADLCSSMVREKEFTALQGIMGYYYARAAGEKEIVALAIKEHYLPAFSGDKIPETKEGAVLAIIDRIDNILGAFLAGQRPTGSYDPLGVRRNAYGIFSIIDRHNLDIPLLPIFWEHLKLYKKELDTKIVQEFLIERAERYLEELGYRYDEVDAAIDTTNLNLYDTRLRCEALKDFRDKEDFVKLVIGQKRVRNILKNIKDPGPVNIALFEKSAEKNLYEKGKEVEEKLNHLITEKKYPEVMKLLLRLRKDIDQFFDEVLVMCEDQNLQKNRLALVNYINQLFLKFGDLSKIVIEGEKERRNPKQKA, encoded by the coding sequence ATGGTTGACTTCCTGCTGGAAATTGGTTTTGAAGAGTTTCCTCCTGCTTATATCAACAAAGCCGCCGCCGATTTAGTGGAAAAAGTTGAAGAACTATTTAAGCGCGAACGAATATTCTACCGCACGATGCGTAAGATTTATACGAGCCGGCGGATTGGTGTACTCGTCCTGGGCGTGGCAAAAAAACAGAAACCCCAGACGGTAGTCATCCAAGGTCCACCCAAAAAATTTGCCTACGACGAAAACGGCAAACCCACTAAAACCCTGGAAGGATTTTTGAATGCCCAGCAATTGAAATTGAGTGATATTAAGGTTGTGAAGACAGAAAAGGGCGAATATGTTATCGGAACCAAAGAATTGCCTCCCAGGGATACCGAGGATATCCTTTACTATGAAATCCCCAAAATCATTGCTAGTTTAGAATTTCCCAGGACAATGATCTGGAATGGCGAAAAGATACGTTTCCCCCGACCGATAAGATGGATCGTTGGTTTACTGGATCGTAAGCCTTTGCGTTTCAAATATGCCGGTCTGGAGGCGGATAGATACAGCATGCCCAATTACCATTTTTCCTTTGAACCAATCCGTATGGAAAAACCGCGTGAATATATGAATTTCTTAAGGCATGGAGGTGTGGTCGTGGACCCCAACGAACGGAAAAAAATCATCAAGAATCGCATCCATGATAAGGCGAAAGCGTTGAAAGGAGAACCGGTCTATGATGAGAATATGATTGAAGAGTTAAACTGCATCGTGGAATATCCGGATGTAACCAGTGGTGAATTTGACCCTGAGTTTTTAAAATTACCTGAAGAAATTCTTAAAACCACCCTTAAAGCCCTGGGTAATCTTATCTGGGTTAAAGACACCAATAATTTTATCTGCATCTTCAATGGTCGAAAAAAGGCTGCGGAGAATGTTGGTCTGGGTTATGCACGGGTTTTAAAATCAAGGCTCCAGGATGCCCTCTTCTATTATCAGAATGATTTAAAACAGGGAATAGCCAAGATGCAAGAAGAGACAAAAGAAATGGTCTGGTTAGAAGGATTGGGGACGGTTTATGATAAAACAATCCGTCTTGCAAAATCAACAAAAAATTTTGAATCAATACCCGGTCTGGACCTTGAGGCATTGAAACGGGCCGCAGAATTGTGCAAAGCAGATTTATGCTCCAGCATGGTCCGGGAAAAGGAATTCACTGCACTTCAGGGTATTATGGGTTACTATTATGCCCGCGCAGCTGGTGAAAAAGAAATTGTGGCATTGGCGATAAAAGAACACTATTTACCGGCGTTCAGCGGCGATAAAATTCCTGAAACCAAAGAAGGTGCAGTTTTAGCAATCATTGATAGGATTGACAATATACTCGGTGCCTTTCTTGCAGGTCAACGCCCCACCGGTTCCTATGATCCTCTGGGTGTGCGTCGGAATGCCTATGGTATTTTCAGCATCATTGACCGACACAATCTTGATATCCCCTTATTACCCATCTTCTGGGAACATCTCAAATTATACAAAAAAGAGTTGGATACCAAGATTGTCCAGGAATTTTTAATTGAAAGAGCTGAGCGGTATCTGGAAGAACTGGGCTACCGTTATGACGAGGTGGATGCAGCAATTGATACAACCAATCTGAACCTTTATGATACTCGCCTCCGCTGTGAAGCATTAAAGGACTTCCGCGATAAAGAAGATTTTGTCAAACTCGTGATCGGACAGAAACGCGTCCGTAACATTCTGAAGAATATTAAAGATCCTGGCCCGGTCAATATCGCCCTCTTTGAAAAGTCCGCCGAAAAGAATCTCTATGAAAAGGGCAAAGAGGTGGAAGAAAAATTGAACCACCTTATCACCGAAAAAAAATACCCTGAAGTCATGAAACTTCTCCTACGCCTGCGTAAGGATATCGACCAATTCTTTGATGAGGTGCTCGTAATGTGTGAAGATCAAAACCTTCAAAAAAACCGACTGGCGCTCGTCAATTATATCAACCAATTATTCTTAAAGTTTGGTGACCTCTCAAAGATTGTCATCGAGGGGGAAAAAGAACGGAGAAATCCCAAGCAAAAAGCATAA
- a CDS encoding glycine--tRNA ligase subunit alpha, whose protein sequence is MSKKVFTFENLILKLKSYWQEKGCLIFEPYNSEVGAGTFNPATFLRILGKKPWNVAYVEPCRRPRDGRYGENPNRVQQYYQFQVIMKPAPFDIQRIYLESLEAIGFKLNEHEIRFVEDDWESPTLGAWGIGWEVWLDGLEITQFTYFQQAGGIDLAVIPVEITYGLERICMNIQNVSSIFDIKWNENVTWGEIYLQNEREFSRYNFEESDPKRLMLLFNEFESESKNLLKKGLVFPAYDYTIKCSHIFNLIEARGAISVSERAQMIARVRALASEAAKLYLEKIEGEKKDG, encoded by the coding sequence ATGAGCAAAAAAGTATTCACTTTTGAAAATCTCATTTTAAAATTAAAAAGTTACTGGCAGGAGAAAGGTTGTTTAATTTTTGAACCATATAATTCCGAAGTTGGTGCTGGTACTTTTAATCCTGCGACATTTTTGAGAATTCTTGGAAAGAAACCTTGGAATGTTGCCTATGTGGAACCTTGCCGAAGGCCCAGGGATGGACGGTATGGAGAAAACCCTAATCGGGTCCAGCAATACTATCAATTCCAGGTGATTATGAAACCCGCACCTTTCGATATCCAGAGAATCTATCTGGAGTCCTTGGAGGCGATCGGATTCAAATTGAATGAGCATGAAATAAGATTTGTGGAAGATGACTGGGAAAGCCCTACCCTTGGCGCCTGGGGCATTGGTTGGGAGGTATGGCTTGATGGTCTGGAAATCACCCAGTTTACATATTTTCAGCAAGCAGGTGGTATTGACTTAGCCGTGATACCCGTAGAGATAACCTATGGACTGGAAAGAATCTGTATGAATATCCAAAATGTCTCTTCCATATTTGATATCAAATGGAACGAGAATGTGACATGGGGTGAGATTTATCTCCAGAACGAAAGAGAGTTCTCCCGGTACAACTTCGAAGAATCAGACCCCAAAAGGCTCATGCTTTTGTTCAATGAATTTGAATCCGAATCGAAAAATCTTCTCAAAAAGGGACTTGTCTTTCCTGCCTATGATTATACAATCAAATGTTCCCACATCTTCAATCTCATTGAAGCCCGAGGTGCGATAAGTGTCTCTGAACGCGCCCAGATGATTGCCCGGGTCCGGGCCCTGGCCTCAGAAGCCGCCAAACTCTATCTGGAAAAGATTGAAGGAGAAAAAAAGGATGGTTGA
- a CDS encoding HDIG domain-containing metalloprotein, translating to MTRNDALNLVTEKLKNKNLVKHCLAAEACLRALARHFGEDEDKWGLAGLLHDIDYEETLNDPSHHGIIGGELLEKKGVEPEIIYAIKVHAGHLTPQSRLDWALFATDPLTGLIVASALMHPDKKLSALDTNFVLRRFKEKRFAAGANREQILTCKNLGLELEEFVGICLDGMKSISNDLGL from the coding sequence ATGACCCGAAATGATGCCCTTAATCTTGTGACCGAAAAATTAAAGAACAAAAATCTTGTGAAACATTGCCTGGCAGCAGAAGCCTGTCTTCGCGCCCTTGCCCGGCATTTCGGTGAAGATGAAGATAAATGGGGTCTGGCAGGATTATTACACGATATTGACTATGAAGAAACCTTGAATGACCCGTCACACCACGGAATAATCGGTGGCGAACTTCTGGAAAAAAAGGGGGTGGAGCCCGAAATCATCTATGCCATAAAGGTCCATGCTGGTCATCTCACTCCCCAATCCCGTCTGGATTGGGCTCTATTCGCCACTGATCCCTTGACCGGGTTAATCGTCGCATCAGCCCTCATGCACCCGGATAAAAAATTGAGCGCCTTGGATACCAATTTTGTCCTGCGCAGATTTAAAGAAAAAAGATTTGCTGCGGGTGCCAATCGTGAACAGATCCTTACCTGTAAGAACCTGGGTTTAGAACTTGAAGAATTCGTTGGTATTTGTCTTGACGGCATGAAATCTATCAGCAATGACCTCGGCTTATGA
- a CDS encoding FAD-binding and (Fe-S)-binding domain-containing protein: MPLSNEIIKQLEDIVGTEFCKTSNAEIYAYAFDGGIHRHKPDVVVQPQNAQQVQKIVQLANKYKIPVVPRGAGSALCGHSVPILGGIVVDMQRMNKIKDIRIGDMLVICEPGVVCDNFNAAIKPYKYFIPGPASSEVATIGGMVAINASGEKAVKYGATRDYVLGLEVVLPTGELVRMGTYTVKHSTGYQLERLMCGSEGMLGIITEVVMKIIPLPPKIAGCIAAFDDLEKAGQCVANIIAHPIIPSQLEIMSAPCIKAVNKAAKMNLPEVEGILLIELDGRPETIKQDVETVAKICKETGAVSLEFTEDEQRITELWKARKQMIPSLSILKQEYATTMLADDMAVPISKVPKAVAGIWEISQKYDIIIPPYGHSGDGNLHTKVLMIPNDPQHWEQAKKAVAEIYQLIRDLGGTTTGEHGIGITKAEEFHKEKGDLVPAMRAIKRALDPNNIMNPQKMIDWEKGFMYDLRYPLDPNRKLEGHLAQWENEMMTCTMCGYCKNVCPTFVNLLWDPPSGRGRMQLSYGILEKELEIDDSVVKAIFQCTLCRDCNRRCPSKVKVPEVVRAARADLVEKGFAYPAHIEFISKIKKTGNIWGDTESLPPIQEGEIPVFVGCQFLARPNKTKQYLKLFEKLGIRPKVVKEICCGYPMEALGFVKDFEEHKEKFLKAFPFKNAITLCPTCTVYLREAYKIDAKHAMQVIAERLPNVNIKKLEGKVTYHDPCDLSRGAKVIKEPREIIKMLGLELVEMKFKQDTSRCCGGGGGILVSDNPLSTKIAEARIKEALNTKVDTLVTACATCEQVLKNAASAIAEKGGGRINVLGLQEMVWRAL; the protein is encoded by the coding sequence ATGCCTTTAAGCAATGAGATAATAAAACAATTAGAGGATATTGTGGGAACAGAATTTTGTAAGACGAGTAATGCGGAAATATACGCCTATGCCTTTGATGGTGGTATCCATCGACACAAACCTGATGTCGTAGTTCAACCTCAAAATGCCCAACAGGTTCAAAAAATCGTTCAACTGGCAAATAAATATAAAATCCCCGTCGTTCCCCGAGGAGCGGGTTCAGCACTCTGTGGACACAGTGTACCAATTTTGGGTGGAATCGTCGTTGATATGCAGCGGATGAACAAAATAAAAGATATCCGCATTGGCGATATGCTCGTCATCTGTGAACCCGGCGTTGTGTGTGATAATTTCAATGCTGCAATAAAGCCTTATAAATACTTTATCCCAGGGCCGGCATCAAGTGAAGTGGCGACCATTGGTGGTATGGTAGCGATAAATGCCTCAGGTGAAAAAGCAGTAAAATACGGCGCCACCCGTGATTATGTTTTAGGGCTTGAAGTCGTTTTGCCCACAGGAGAATTGGTACGGATGGGAACCTATACTGTAAAACACTCCACCGGGTATCAATTAGAAAGACTGATGTGTGGTTCCGAAGGAATGCTCGGTATCATTACGGAAGTGGTGATGAAAATCATTCCCCTACCCCCAAAGATTGCGGGCTGTATCGCGGCATTTGATGACCTGGAAAAAGCCGGACAGTGTGTAGCCAATATCATCGCCCATCCCATCATCCCTTCACAACTTGAAATCATGTCTGCACCCTGTATCAAGGCAGTGAACAAAGCAGCCAAGATGAACCTCCCAGAAGTAGAAGGAATCCTGCTCATCGAACTCGATGGCCGTCCGGAGACGATAAAACAGGATGTGGAGACCGTCGCGAAAATCTGCAAAGAGACCGGAGCAGTCTCGCTGGAGTTTACTGAGGATGAACAACGGATTACCGAACTCTGGAAGGCACGGAAACAGATGATCCCATCCCTCAGCATTTTGAAGCAGGAATACGCCACCACCATGCTCGCTGATGATATGGCTGTGCCCATTTCCAAGGTTCCCAAAGCAGTTGCCGGTATCTGGGAGATCTCCCAGAAATACGATATCATCATCCCACCCTATGGCCACTCCGGTGATGGAAATCTCCATACCAAGGTATTGATGATCCCCAATGATCCGCAACACTGGGAACAGGCGAAAAAAGCAGTTGCCGAAATCTATCAGTTGATCCGAGATCTGGGTGGCACCACTACTGGTGAGCACGGCATAGGTATCACAAAAGCCGAGGAATTCCATAAAGAAAAAGGAGATCTGGTTCCGGCAATGCGCGCAATAAAAAGAGCCCTTGATCCCAATAACATCATGAATCCACAAAAGATGATCGATTGGGAAAAGGGATTCATGTATGATCTCCGGTATCCACTCGACCCGAACCGAAAACTTGAAGGGCATCTGGCGCAATGGGAAAACGAAATGATGACCTGCACGATGTGTGGTTATTGTAAAAATGTCTGTCCCACATTTGTCAATCTCCTCTGGGATCCCCCCTCAGGACGTGGGCGGATGCAACTTTCCTACGGTATCCTCGAAAAAGAACTCGAGATCGACGACTCAGTAGTTAAGGCGATATTCCAATGCACCCTATGTCGGGATTGTAATCGGCGTTGCCCAAGTAAAGTAAAAGTTCCTGAGGTAGTACGTGCAGCGCGGGCGGATCTGGTGGAAAAAGGCTTTGCTTATCCAGCGCATATTGAATTCATTTCTAAAATCAAAAAGACCGGTAATATCTGGGGAGACACCGAATCGTTGCCGCCGATTCAGGAAGGAGAAATACCGGTATTCGTTGGTTGTCAATTTTTGGCTCGACCGAACAAGACCAAGCAATACCTGAAATTGTTTGAGAAACTTGGAATAAGACCCAAGGTGGTAAAAGAGATCTGCTGTGGTTATCCGATGGAGGCACTGGGATTCGTAAAGGATTTTGAAGAACACAAAGAGAAATTCTTAAAGGCATTCCCGTTTAAAAATGCGATTACCCTCTGTCCGACCTGTACGGTTTATTTGCGTGAGGCATACAAGATCGATGCCAAACACGCGATGCAAGTCATTGCGGAAAGACTACCGAATGTAAACATCAAAAAATTAGAAGGAAAGGTTACCTATCATGACCCATGCGATCTATCGCGCGGTGCCAAGGTCATTAAAGAACCAAGAGAAATTATCAAAATGCTGGGGTTAGAACTCGTAGAGATGAAGTTCAAACAGGATACCTCCCGGTGCTGTGGTGGTGGTGGTGGAATACTCGTTTCTGATAATCCGCTCTCGACAAAGATCGCCGAGGCCCGAATTAAGGAAGCCCTCAACACCAAAGTAGATACCCTTGTTACTGCCTGCGCCACCTGTGAGCAGGTATTGAAAAATGCTGCAAGCGCCATCGCCGAAAAAGGTGGTGGCAGGATCAATGTCTTGGGTCTCCAGGAGATGGTCTGGCGTGCTTTGTAA
- the larA gene encoding nickel-dependent lactate racemase encodes MELQIPYGKDEKLNVRVPDANVLAVVHPNEVEKQNETEILLRAIERPINSKKFKDFLADARDVLFIVNDATRPTPTAKVLDILYDQIKDQNIKFIIATGVHRAPTPEEFDFIFGKYYPIFKERIHVHDCKKEEDMVYIGTSKNGTEMYVNRLGMEAHKIVIIGSVEPHYFGGYTGGRKSFLPGIASRKTIEQNHKHALKLSAQALVLDGNPVHEDMIDALKTIEDKEIFSIQTVLDGERNLYAVTSGHIHDSFYAAIDKAKEVFCVKIPEKADIVVSVAPYPMDIDLYQSQKALDNGKLALKEGGILIMVSKCRTGIGEPAFFELLSSCKSPQDALEKIAQGYKLGYHKASKMAEIGTWAEMWGVTDLEDKDMEAVFIKPFHNLQEAIDKAIEKKGKDAKIIFLMDGSITVPMVGA; translated from the coding sequence ATGGAACTCCAGATTCCCTACGGTAAAGATGAAAAGTTGAATGTCAGGGTTCCGGACGCAAATGTGCTGGCGGTTGTCCATCCAAATGAAGTAGAAAAACAGAACGAAACCGAAATCCTCCTGCGGGCGATTGAACGACCCATCAATTCAAAAAAGTTTAAAGATTTTTTAGCGGACGCCCGGGATGTTTTGTTCATTGTCAATGATGCCACCCGACCAACACCAACCGCTAAGGTCCTCGATATCCTCTATGACCAGATCAAAGACCAGAATATAAAATTCATCATTGCCACCGGTGTTCATCGCGCTCCGACCCCGGAAGAATTTGACTTTATCTTCGGCAAATACTACCCAATTTTTAAAGAACGCATCCATGTCCATGACTGCAAAAAAGAGGAAGATATGGTCTATATCGGCACCTCCAAGAATGGAACCGAGATGTATGTTAACCGGTTGGGGATGGAAGCACATAAGATTGTTATCATTGGCTCAGTAGAACCCCATTATTTTGGAGGATACACAGGAGGAAGAAAATCATTCCTTCCCGGCATCGCCTCACGCAAGACCATCGAACAAAATCATAAACATGCCTTAAAGCTCTCAGCCCAGGCGCTCGTCCTTGACGGTAATCCGGTCCACGAAGATATGATTGATGCTTTAAAGACAATCGAAGACAAAGAAATTTTTTCCATCCAAACCGTGCTTGATGGCGAAAGGAACCTTTATGCCGTCACCAGCGGGCATATCCACGATTCGTTTTATGCAGCGATTGATAAAGCAAAAGAGGTCTTCTGTGTCAAAATACCGGAGAAAGCAGATATTGTAGTAAGCGTTGCCCCTTATCCCATGGATATTGACCTTTACCAATCCCAGAAGGCACTTGATAATGGCAAATTGGCACTGAAAGAAGGAGGCATTCTGATCATGGTCTCCAAATGTCGGACCGGTATCGGTGAACCCGCATTCTTTGAATTGCTCTCTTCCTGTAAATCACCCCAGGATGCCCTGGAAAAAATTGCACAGGGATATAAACTCGGCTATCACAAAGCCTCCAAGATGGCTGAGATTGGAACCTGGGCTGAAATGTGGGGAGTGACAGATTTAGAAGATAAAGATATGGAGGCGGTGTTCATAAAACCATTCCATAATTTACAGGAGGCAATTGATAAAGCAATCGAGAAAAAAGGAAAAGATGCCAAAATAATATTTTTGATGGACGGCAGTATCACAGTCCCGATGGTCGGTGCTTAA
- the gcvH gene encoding glycine cleavage system protein GcvH, which yields MEIKGYNMPEDLYYHEEDAWVRIESDGTCTIGMDDFYQKQAGDTTYVDLPFEGDTITQGETCGKIQSSKWVGKFVAPISGEIIAVNHELENDCRLINKDPYGAGWIIKVKPSNLEEELKKLAHGPEALQKFIDDHIAKAQRGG from the coding sequence ATGGAAATAAAAGGCTATAATATGCCCGAGGATTTATATTATCATGAAGAGGATGCCTGGGTAAGGATTGAGAGTGACGGAACCTGTACAATCGGCATGGATGATTTCTATCAAAAACAGGCCGGCGATACTACTTATGTGGACCTGCCATTTGAAGGCGACACAATCACCCAGGGCGAGACCTGTGGTAAGATCCAATCATCAAAATGGGTAGGTAAGTTTGTAGCCCCAATCTCCGGAGAAATTATTGCCGTCAACCATGAACTGGAAAATGACTGCCGGCTTATCAACAAGGACCCCTATGGCGCTGGGTGGATAATAAAGGTAAAACCATCCAATCTTGAGGAAGAATTAAAAAAGCTCGCCCATGGGCCTGAAGCCCTTCAGAAATTTATTGACGACCATATTGCCAAGGCCCAGAGGGGTGGATAA